The proteins below are encoded in one region of Pseudonocardia sp. DSM 110487:
- the mycP gene encoding type VII secretion-associated serine protease mycosin produces the protein MAAAALVGIAPVVAAPDVPGVAAPIALASVAQPGPTADPSPPAPPFVTVTPPRGLRPGPAPGIRATARCAPPRADAPDVPSGPGSVAARLRLADVHQLATGRGQVIAVIDTGIAPHPLLGSRLRGGGDYLTGGDGLDDCDGHGTAVAGLLAGGPVRGERSDTPVGIAPQAQLLAIRQSSPSFDVPAPGGGRRGAGDTATLAEAVVLAVRSGADVVNISEAVCLPAARAAAAGAALQAALRSAAAADVVVVAAAGNIGSGSCASEQGQVALPGWYDADVLTVGAVGPDDTPAPFTMPGPWVDVAAPGAALRSLAVGGGTTGGLDGTSFAAPWVAGLAALVRERFPELTAAEVVDRILATARRAPAGTDALGYGVVDPVAALTALPARLTPAPEGVTNAAALVADLPGAQPVRQERPTPDPPLDLLAAAVLLTAAGVSVAVLRRRPRRD, from the coding sequence ATGGCGGCAGCTGCCCTCGTCGGGATCGCCCCGGTCGTCGCGGCGCCGGACGTGCCCGGCGTGGCCGCCCCGATCGCACTCGCTTCCGTCGCCCAGCCCGGCCCCACCGCCGATCCCTCACCGCCCGCACCGCCGTTCGTCACCGTGACGCCGCCCCGCGGCCTGCGGCCGGGCCCCGCACCGGGCATTCGCGCGACCGCCCGCTGCGCGCCGCCGCGCGCCGACGCACCGGACGTCCCGTCGGGCCCTGGCAGCGTCGCCGCGCGGCTGCGGCTCGCCGACGTGCACCAGCTCGCCACCGGGCGCGGCCAGGTGATCGCCGTGATCGACACCGGGATCGCACCTCACCCACTGCTCGGCTCCCGGCTGCGCGGCGGCGGTGACTACCTCACCGGAGGCGACGGCCTCGACGACTGCGACGGCCACGGCACGGCGGTCGCGGGGCTGCTCGCCGGCGGGCCCGTCCGCGGCGAGCGCAGCGATACCCCCGTCGGGATCGCCCCGCAGGCACAGCTGCTCGCGATCCGGCAGTCCAGTCCCTCGTTCGACGTGCCCGCGCCGGGCGGCGGACGCCGCGGCGCGGGCGACACCGCAACCCTCGCCGAGGCGGTGGTGCTCGCCGTCCGCTCGGGCGCCGACGTCGTCAACATCTCCGAGGCCGTCTGCCTGCCAGCCGCCCGCGCCGCCGCGGCGGGTGCGGCACTGCAAGCGGCGTTGCGCTCCGCCGCGGCGGCGGACGTCGTGGTGGTCGCCGCCGCCGGGAACATCGGCTCCGGCTCCTGCGCCAGCGAGCAGGGCCAGGTCGCCTTGCCCGGCTGGTACGACGCCGACGTGCTGACGGTCGGCGCGGTCGGCCCCGACGACACGCCTGCCCCGTTCACGATGCCCGGACCGTGGGTCGACGTGGCGGCACCCGGCGCGGCCCTTCGGTCGCTCGCGGTGGGCGGCGGCACCACCGGCGGCCTGGACGGCACCAGCTTCGCGGCGCCGTGGGTTGCGGGGCTCGCCGCGCTGGTCCGCGAGCGGTTCCCCGAGCTCACGGCGGCCGAGGTCGTCGACCGCATCCTGGCTACCGCCCGCAGGGCGCCCGCCGGCACCGACGCGCTGGGGTACGGCGTGGTGGACCCGGTCGCCGCGCTCACGGCCCTGCCGGCGCGCCTCACCCCCGCCCCGGAAGGGGTCACGAACGCCGCCGCGCTGGTGGCCGATCTCCCCGGCGCCCAGCCGGTCCGCCAGGAGCGCCCCACCCCGGACCCGCCACTGGACCTGCTGGCAGCGGCCGTTCTCCTCACCGCGGCAGGCGTCTCGGTAGCGGTGCTCCGCCGCCGCCCGAGGCGCGACTGA